AAGATAAAAACTTCCGCGCTGTCAGCATGTATGACTATCAGACGAAGAAACCGAGCGATGTCGGCGGCACCGTTGCCGTGATCTTCGCGAACGGGGCGATCATGGATGGCGAAGAAACACCGGGGAATGTCGGCGGCGATACCACAGCCGCGCAGATCCGCGACGCGCGTCTTGATCCAAAAGTGAAGGCGATCGTCCTGCGGGTGAACAGCCCTGGCGGCAGCGTCAGTGCTTCCGAAATCATCCGCTCTGAACTGGCAGCGGCAAAAGCGGCTGGCAAACCGGTGGTGGTGTCGATGGGTGGCATGGCGGCCTCTGGCGGCTACTGGATCTCGACCCCGGCGAATTACATCATCGCCAATGCCAGCACCCTGACCGGCTCGATTGGTATTTTTGGCGTGATCAATACGCTGGAAAACAGCCTCGATACCATTGGCGTGCACACCGACGGCGTCGCCACGTCACCGCTGGCGGATGTCAGTATGACCAAAGCGCTGCCTGACGAAGTGCAGCAGATGATGCAACTGAGCATCGATAATGGCTACAAACGCTTTATCACGCTGGTCGCGCAGTCACGCAATAGCACGCCTGAGCAGGTCGATAAGATTGCCCAGGGTCACGTCTGGACAGGCCAGGATGCGAAAAACAACGGTCTGGTTGATGCGCTGGGCGATTTCGACGATGCGCTGGCGAAAGCCGCGGAACTGGCGAAACTCAAGCAGTGGCATGTGGATTACTACGAAGAGGAGCCGAGCTTCTTTGATCGGGTAATGGACAGCATGACTGGCTCCGTGCGCGCGATGCTGCCGCAGGCGTTGCAGGCTTATCTGCCTGCGCCGCTGGCCAGCGCTGCGCAGGAAGTAAAAGCCGAAACGGACAAACTGGCGGTGTTTAACGATCCACAAAATCGTTACGCCCTCTGTCTGAACTGCGCCAATATCCGCTAAACTCACCTCACACGTCCCCTCCACCGGAGGGGATTTTTTTAGATGCGGCAAGAACGAAACCATGCAAAAGAAATCTATTTACGTTGCCTACACCGGCGGTACCATCGGTATGCAACGCTCAGAACACGGTTATGTGCCGGTTTCCGGCCACCTGCAACGTCAACTGGCGCTGATGCCGGAGTTCCATCGCCCGGAGATGCCGGATTTCACGATTCACGAATATGCCCCGCTGATGGACTCTTCCGATATGACGCCGGAAGACTGGCAGCATATTGCTGATGATGTGAAAACGCACTACGACGAGTACGACGGTTTTGTCATTCTGCACGGCACCGACACCATGGCGTACACCGCGTCAGCACTGTCGTTTATGCTGGAAAATCTTGGCAAACCGGTCATTGTGACAGGGTCACAAATCCCACTCGCCGAGCTTCGCTCCGACGGACAAATTAATCTGCTGAACGCGCTGTATGTGGCGGCAAACTTCCCGATTAACGAAGTGACGCTGTTCTTCAACAATCGCCTCTATCGCGGTAACCGCACCACCAAAGCGCATGCGGACGGTTTTGATGCTTTCGCTTCGCCGAACCTGCCGCCGCTGCTGGAAGCCGGCATTCACATTCGCCGACTCAATACGCCACCAGCACCGCATACAGTGGGAGATTTGATCGTACACCCTATCACCCCACAGCCGATTGGCGTGGTGACGATTTATCCGGGGATCTCCGCCGATGTGGTGCGTAATTTCCTGCTTCAGCCGGTAAAAGCATTGATTCTGCGCTCCTATGGTGTGGGAAATGCGCCGCAAAACAGCGAGTTCCTGAAAGCCTTGCAGGATGCCAGCGCGCGCGGCATCGTGGTGGTTAACCTGACACAATGTATGTCCGGCAAGGTGAATATGGGTGGCTACGCCACCGGCAACGCTCTCGCCCATGCCGGGGTGATTGGCGGCGCGGATATGACCGTCGAAGCCACGCTGACCAAACTGCACTACCTGCTGAGCCAGCAGCTTGATGCGGACGCGATCCGTACCGCCATGATGCAAAATCTGCGGGGTGAACTGACGCCGGATGAATGAGGAGGCTTGTATGACGCAACGTGCTCTGCTGTTGGTCGATATCCAGAATGATTTTTGCGCTGGCGGCGCGCTGGCCGTGGCCGAAGGCGACAGCACCGTGGATATTGCCAATACCCTGATCGACTGGTGCAAATCCCGTGGCGATGCGGTACTGGCAAGCCAGGACTGGCACCCCGCCGATCACGGCAGCTTTGCCAGCCAGCACGGTGTTGCGCCGTTTAGCACCGGCGAGCTGGACGGCTTAGCGCAAACGTTCTGGCCGGATCACTGTGTGCAGAACAGTGACGGCGCTGCGCTGCACCCATTACTGAATCAGCAGGCTATTGATGAGGTGTTCCGCAAAGGTGAAGATCCGAACATCGACAGTTACAGTGCGTTTTTCGATAACGATCACCGCAAAGCTACGGCGCTGCATGGCTGGCTGCAACAGCACGGTATTCGCGAGTTAATCGTGCTGGGGCTGGCCACCGACTACTGCGTCAAATTCAGCGTGCTGGATGCGCTGCAACTGGGCTACGAGGTCAGCGTGATCAGCGACGGCTGCCGCGGCGTCAATATCCAGCCGCAGGACAGCACGCAGGCATTTATGGAGATGGCGGTAGAAGGTGCCACGCTCTATACATTGGCGGACTGGCAGGAAACACACGCCTGAGAGACAAAGCCGGATGGCGGCTGTTGCCGTCCGGCTTACAGTTTTACAGGCCAGATAAGGCGAAGCCCCCCTCTGGCATTGCGCGACGCTTATGACTTAAATGTCGCGATCGGCTTCGGCGCAATGCCGAAATCCTCTTTCAACTGCTGTTTACTTTTCATCACCATCTGCCCGTTGGTGTCGATGGTCATGTGCTGCGCCTGCGTGTTGTTGCGCGCCTGCCATAACATCACCAATTGCAGGCTGTTCTCTTTTTGCTCCGGCGTCAGCGCCACGCCGTCTGGCCATTTTCCTAATTCAACGGCCGTCGCCAGTCGCTGGTAGATCTCTGGCGTCATACTGTTAACAATTTGTTCGAGATCCATATTACTCATCTCCGTGGAATAATAGCTGAATCGATTTTTCAACCACGAGTCTGGCTACCGTCTTCATCATCCATGAAACTCAGCGAGGCGGAGTTCACGCAATAACGCTCTCCGGTCGGCTGCGGGCCGTCCGGGAAGACATGGCCCAGATGCGCGTCACATTTCCCGCAGCGAATTTCTATGCGCTGCATACCGTGGGAGTAGTCATTGATGTAGCGGATCGCGTCTTCACTTACCGGTTCAAAAAAACTCGGCCAGCCGCAGCCAGAATCGTACTTGGTTTGGGAATTGAACAGCGCAGCATCGCACACCAGGCAATGGTAAACGCCATCGCGTTTGTTATGCAGCAGACGGCCCGTAAAAGGGGGTTCTGTGCCGTGATTTTGCGTCACATAAAACTGCATTTCAGTCAGTTCTTTTTTCAGGTCGTCTTCGGAGGAATTATTCGCCATATGCTCACATCTCGCGGTAAAAGTAAGACCATTTTTTCCAACGATTCTAACAAAACATTAACACTAGGGTGCTAACTTTTGTTCTAAACTTAGCAGTTGCGATAAAGCAGCCAGGTAATTGTGATGCGTTTCACATTTTTATCCTGTCTGACCTTTAAAATCCCACGCGGCGCCTCCATATGGGGAGGATGCTCAAAGGAAGAGTGAGGCGAGTCAGTCGAACAAAGGTTATGCGGAGGATTGATTTGTCGCAATGATTGACACGATTCCGCTTGACGCTGCGTACGGTTTTTGTAATTTTACAGCCAACCTTTTATTCACTAACAAATAGCTGGTGGAATATATGACTATCAAAGTAGGTATCAACGGTTTTGGCCGTATCGGTCGCATTGTTTTCCGTGCTGCTCAGGAACGTTCTGACATCGAAATCGTTGGTATCAACGATCTGTTGGACGCTGACTACATGGCGTACATGCTGAAATATGACTCCACTCACGGCCGTTTCAACGGTACCGTAGAAGTGAAAGACGGCAACCTGGTTGTTAACGGTAAAACCATCCGTGTTACTGCTGAGAAAGATCCGGCTAACCTGAAATGGAACGAAATCGGCGTTGACGTTGTTGCTGAAGCTACCGGTATCTTCCTTACCGATGAAACTGCTCGTAAGCACATCACTGCTGGCGCGAAAAAAGTGGTTCTGACTGGTCCGTCCAAAGACAACACTCCGATGTTTGTTCGCGGCGCGAACTTCGACAAATATGCTGGCCAGGACATCGTTTCCAACGCATCCTGCACCACCAACTGCCTGGCTCCGCTGGCTAAAGTTATCAACGACAACTTCGGCATCATCGAAGGTCTGATGACCACTGTTCACGCAACCACCGCAACTCAGAAAACCGTTGATGGCCCGTCTCACAAAGACTGGCGCGGCGGCCGCGGCGCATCCCAGAACATCATCCCGTCCTCTACCGGTGCTGCTAAAGCTGTAGGTAAAGTACTGCCGGAACTGAACGGCAAACTGACTGGTATGGCGTTCCGCGTTCCGACTCCGAACGTATCTGTTGTTGACCTGACAGTTCGTCTGGAAAAAGCAGCGTCTTACGAAGAAATCAAGAAAGCCATCAAAGCCGCTTCTGAAGGCCCGATGAAAGGCGTTCTGGGTTACACCGAAGACGACGTTGTATCTACCGATTTCAACGGTGAAGTTTGCACTTCCGTGTTCGATGCTAAAGCTGGTATCGCACTGAACGACAACTTCGTGAAACTGGTTTCCTGGTACGACAACGAAACTGGCTACTCTAACAAAGTTCTGGACCTGATCGCTCACATCTCCAAATAAGTTGAGATGAGAACATGATCTGAAAGAGCGACTTCGGTCGCTCTTTTTTTTGTTTTCAAGACAGAGGATTGCGTTAATGATTACAAAAATTTTTGCACTTCCGGTACTCGAAAAAATTACCCCAACGCTTACCCGCCGTAAAATGGACGAACTGGATGTGTTAGTCGTTGAACATCCGCAGGTTAAAGCCGCCTTTACCTTACAGGGCGCACATCTGCTCTCCTGGAAACCGCAGAGCGAACAGGAAGTCCTGTGGCTGAGCGGCAACACCCCGTTTAAAGATGGCATCGCAATCCGTGGCGGTATTCCGGTGTGCTGGCCGTGGTTTGGCCCGGCAAAACAGCAAGGCCTGCCTGCGCACGGTTTTGCGCGCAATCTGCCGTGGACGCTGAAAGCGCACAACGAAGATGCAAGCGGCGTGGTACTGACTTTTGAACTGCAAAGCAGCGATGCCTCGCGCAAATTCTGGCCGCACGACTTTACTCTGTATGCACGTTATAAACTGGGCGCAACCTGTGAAATTGAACTGGAAGCCCACGGTGAGTTTGAAACCACCTCCGCCCTGCACACCTATTTCAACGTTGGTGATATCGCCGCGGTGAAAGTGAGCGGCCTGGGCGATCGCTTTATCGACAAAGTGAATGACGCAAAAGAAGATGTGCTGGCCGATGGCGTACAAACCTTCCCGGATCGTACCGATCGCGTCTATCTGAATGCTGAAGGTTGCAGTCTGATTCATGATGCCGCGCTGAACCGCACGATTGAAGTGACTCACAGCCATAACGCCAACGTGGTGGCCTGGAACCCGGGTCCGGCGCTCTCCGTCAGCATGGCCGACATGCCGGACGATGGTTATAAAACCTTTGTCTGCGTGGAATCAGTCAATGCGACCGTCGCGCAAAAAGCGACCGCCGAAAAACCGTCCCGCCTGGCACAGAGCATCCGCGTGGTTAAACGCTGATCCGCTGCCTACCCTCTCCCGCCGGGAGAGGGTTAAGGCACGTTATTACACAACATCGAGCGGTGTTTTACGGTTGGGCGCCGGAAACGCATTATCGAGTCGCGCCAAATCATCCGCACTGAGCACGATTTTCAACGCTGCCGCATTTTCCTCGACGTGCGCCACGCTCGCCGCTTTGGGTATTGCCATCACCCCCTGATGACTGATAACCCACGCCAGCAGAATTTGCGCCGCGCTGGCGCGGTGCGCATGGGCAATATCCTGCACCACACGGCTTTCCAGTAAACCATCCCGCAGACGCCCGGCCTGCGCCAGCGGACAATACGCCATTACAGGCATCGCCTGCTGCTGGCACCAGGGCAGTAAATCGAATTCAATCCCGCGGGAGCCGAGGTGATACAGCACCTGATCGGTAGCGCAAGCCTCACCGCCGCTGACGCGGGAAAGTTCCTGCATATCGCTGTAATCGAGGTTAGAGACGCCCCAGCGGCGGATTTTGCCCTGCTGCATCAGCGTTTCCATCACCTCTACCGTTTCAGCAAGCGAGTAGTTGCCACGCCAGTGCAGCAGATAGAGATCGAGCACATCGGTTTTCAGGCGACGCAAACTCGCTTCACAGGCCGCGATCGCTTTTTTACCCGCCGCATTCCACGGATAAACTTTGGAAACCAGAAACGCCTTATCGCGCAAACCGCCCTGTAGTGCTTCGCCGACCACCTCTTCAGCACCACCTTCCGCGTACATTTCGGCGGTATCAATCAGCGTCAGCCCCAGATCGATGCCCGCACGTAGCGCATCCACTTCTTTTGTCCGCATGCGTGAATTTTCACCCATGTACCAGGTGCCCTGGCCGATCGCGGGTAGCGTTGCGTTACCGGTAAAAACGATGTTTTTCTCTGCCATCTTCTCCCCCTGCGATAAATGCACCACCGTAAAACAAAACAGGGCCAAAGGCCCTGTTTTAATGCACAGATTACGCTATTCAAATGCACAATCAGAAACGGTAGGTGACACCCGTGGATAACAAACCCGCCCAGGATTTATCCACCATCGGACTGTCTTTTATTTCATCCGACAGATGGGTATAGCGGCCGGTGCCGTAGATGCTCCAGCTATCGGTCAGGCGGTAGCTGACGCTCAGCTCAAGATACGGGTTCCAGCTACTGTCTGGATCGTAGCTGTTTAAACCGCTGCGACGCGCTTCAGAAGCGGAGACGCCATAATAGTACTCATTCTGGTTGTCGCTATTCCACTCAACACCAATCCCCGGAGTCACCGTCAGACCGCCGTTGTGGTATGCGTACAACCACGCAGCATCCCAGGTGATACCGTTGCTGTTATCCAGCACATCGCCAGCAAGCGTGGTGCGCAGGAAACCATACGGCGTGTTGTGAATATACGATAGCCCCGCCATCATGGTCGC
Above is a genomic segment from Kosakonia radicincitans DSM 16656 containing:
- a CDS encoding YeaC family protein, producing the protein MDLEQIVNSMTPEIYQRLATAVELGKWPDGVALTPEQKENSLQLVMLWQARNNTQAQHMTIDTNGQMVMKSKQQLKEDFGIAPKPIATFKS
- a CDS encoding aldo/keto reductase; its protein translation is MAEKNIVFTGNATLPAIGQGTWYMGENSRMRTKEVDALRAGIDLGLTLIDTAEMYAEGGAEEVVGEALQGGLRDKAFLVSKVYPWNAAGKKAIAACEASLRRLKTDVLDLYLLHWRGNYSLAETVEVMETLMQQGKIRRWGVSNLDYSDMQELSRVSGGEACATDQVLYHLGSRGIEFDLLPWCQQQAMPVMAYCPLAQAGRLRDGLLESRVVQDIAHAHRASAAQILLAWVISHQGVMAIPKAASVAHVEENAAALKIVLSADDLARLDNAFPAPNRKTPLDVV
- a CDS encoding D-hexose-6-phosphate mutarotase, which produces MITKIFALPVLEKITPTLTRRKMDELDVLVVEHPQVKAAFTLQGAHLLSWKPQSEQEVLWLSGNTPFKDGIAIRGGIPVCWPWFGPAKQQGLPAHGFARNLPWTLKAHNEDASGVVLTFELQSSDASRKFWPHDFTLYARYKLGATCEIELEAHGEFETTSALHTYFNVGDIAAVKVSGLGDRFIDKVNDAKEDVLADGVQTFPDRTDRVYLNAEGCSLIHDAALNRTIEVTHSHNANVVAWNPGPALSVSMADMPDDGYKTFVCVESVNATVAQKATAEKPSRLAQSIRVVKR
- the ansA gene encoding asparaginase; translated protein: MQKKSIYVAYTGGTIGMQRSEHGYVPVSGHLQRQLALMPEFHRPEMPDFTIHEYAPLMDSSDMTPEDWQHIADDVKTHYDEYDGFVILHGTDTMAYTASALSFMLENLGKPVIVTGSQIPLAELRSDGQINLLNALYVAANFPINEVTLFFNNRLYRGNRTTKAHADGFDAFASPNLPPLLEAGIHIRRLNTPPAPHTVGDLIVHPITPQPIGVVTIYPGISADVVRNFLLQPVKALILRSYGVGNAPQNSEFLKALQDASARGIVVVNLTQCMSGKVNMGGYATGNALAHAGVIGGADMTVEATLTKLHYLLSQQLDADAIRTAMMQNLRGELTPDE
- the sppA gene encoding signal peptide peptidase SppA, whose translation is MRTLWRFIAAFFRWSWRLLNFIRNLVLNLFFILLVLVGVGIWMQVSDSKTEHSNRGALLLDITGVVVDKTSTSGRLGALGRQLFGASSDRLQENSLFDIVETIRQAQSDRNITGIVMDLKNFAGADQPSMQYIGKALRAFRDSGKPVYAIGDNYSQGQYYLASFANKIWLSPQGVVDLHGFATNGLYYKTLLDKLKVTTHVFRVGTYKSAVEPFIRDDMSPAAREADSRWINELWQNYLNTVAANRQITAQQVFPGAQAMLDGLRKADGDTAKYALDNKLVDELGSAADAEKAMVKQFGWSSEDKNFRAVSMYDYQTKKPSDVGGTVAVIFANGAIMDGEETPGNVGGDTTAAQIRDARLDPKVKAIVLRVNSPGGSVSASEIIRSELAAAKAAGKPVVVSMGGMAASGGYWISTPANYIIANASTLTGSIGIFGVINTLENSLDTIGVHTDGVATSPLADVSMTKALPDEVQQMMQLSIDNGYKRFITLVAQSRNSTPEQVDKIAQGHVWTGQDAKNNGLVDALGDFDDALAKAAELAKLKQWHVDYYEEEPSFFDRVMDSMTGSVRAMLPQALQAYLPAPLASAAQEVKAETDKLAVFNDPQNRYALCLNCANIR
- a CDS encoding MipA/OmpV family protein; its protein translation is MTKLKLLALGVLTAGSAFAANAENTFSLGAGVGVVETPYKQYDRDVLPIPVITYEGDDFWFRGIGGGYYLWNDDADKLSITAYYSPWQFKPKDSDNNQLRQLDRRKATMMAGLSYIHNTPYGFLRTTLAGDVLDNSNGITWDAAWLYAYHNGGLTVTPGIGVEWNSDNQNEYYYGVSASEARRSGLNSYDPDSSWNPYLELSVSYRLTDSWSIYGTGRYTHLSDEIKDSPMVDKSWAGLLSTGVTYRF
- the gapA gene encoding glyceraldehyde-3-phosphate dehydrogenase; this translates as MTIKVGINGFGRIGRIVFRAAQERSDIEIVGINDLLDADYMAYMLKYDSTHGRFNGTVEVKDGNLVVNGKTIRVTAEKDPANLKWNEIGVDVVAEATGIFLTDETARKHITAGAKKVVLTGPSKDNTPMFVRGANFDKYAGQDIVSNASCTTNCLAPLAKVINDNFGIIEGLMTTVHATTATQKTVDGPSHKDWRGGRGASQNIIPSSTGAAKAVGKVLPELNGKLTGMAFRVPTPNVSVVDLTVRLEKAASYEEIKKAIKAASEGPMKGVLGYTEDDVVSTDFNGEVCTSVFDAKAGIALNDNFVKLVSWYDNETGYSNKVLDLIAHISK
- the msrB gene encoding peptide-methionine (R)-S-oxide reductase MsrB codes for the protein MANNSSEDDLKKELTEMQFYVTQNHGTEPPFTGRLLHNKRDGVYHCLVCDAALFNSQTKYDSGCGWPSFFEPVSEDAIRYINDYSHGMQRIEIRCGKCDAHLGHVFPDGPQPTGERYCVNSASLSFMDDEDGSQTRG
- the pncA gene encoding bifunctional nicotinamidase/pyrazinamidase — encoded protein: MTQRALLLVDIQNDFCAGGALAVAEGDSTVDIANTLIDWCKSRGDAVLASQDWHPADHGSFASQHGVAPFSTGELDGLAQTFWPDHCVQNSDGAALHPLLNQQAIDEVFRKGEDPNIDSYSAFFDNDHRKATALHGWLQQHGIRELIVLGLATDYCVKFSVLDALQLGYEVSVISDGCRGVNIQPQDSTQAFMEMAVEGATLYTLADWQETHA